From one Bacteroidales bacterium genomic stretch:
- a CDS encoding SDR family NAD(P)-dependent oxidoreductase yields MSKAIFFSGFGIAHGKYGISNSEIEKHINIGFIGDFDANRVKNSDDYKSYIKNGGSKSPFDFFATEKMGFETRYHVVPFPPTKARYNHAQNSLDLGVASMKMALENSNIDPEDIDLWLAGCATPHEHAPGIAATIKCHFVGFENQAPAATINSACVGFNINLERAIDYFNNHAEAKHVAIVHTEVMSRLLTNEKSFVPHVTFADAAASVILTRDEVLSGQGISFVLNNEDMQMIDFLGADKHGDLYMNPTKVRIRATNNIVNTVNKLLEFTKWKMADIDMVVPHQTGNAIVKEAAKILNIPDNKLYQDVQYQYGNLSGASVPFGLALMHSEGKLLPNNKIVTAVCGLGGEYGGFTYEVPKLKQNKPKPIKPLKGKTALITGATGGLGSQISHNLAEKGCNLILQYNSNQAKAEQLKAELAKFDVEVTLIQANFESVSAIELIHNEVTEDIDFFVHASAITGNLLRASEVTPEEMKLADKVNFNNPMDLAVKLYNKIKDCVIFIGSVAEDAMFSGSSTYVSSKRKLHASAVSFANMANKKGIRTIYYMIGLLDKGMVDKLNKKQQVAAMNSIGQKSLLNTADVADRIVRSLYLPKVIGVKHSREGELIVRRDGF; encoded by the coding sequence ATGAGTAAAGCAATATTTTTCAGTGGTTTCGGTATCGCACACGGTAAGTACGGTATTAGCAACTCTGAAATTGAAAAGCATATAAATATCGGATTTATCGGCGATTTCGATGCCAATAGAGTCAAAAACAGTGATGATTACAAAAGCTACATAAAAAACGGCGGCAGCAAGAGCCCTTTTGATTTTTTTGCTACCGAAAAAATGGGATTTGAAACACGATATCATGTAGTTCCTTTTCCTCCTACAAAAGCGCGGTATAACCATGCGCAAAATTCGCTCGACTTGGGAGTAGCTTCAATGAAAATGGCTCTTGAAAATAGCAATATTGACCCCGAAGATATTGACTTGTGGCTTGCTGGTTGCGCCACACCACATGAACATGCTCCGGGCATTGCTGCAACAATAAAATGCCATTTCGTGGGATTTGAAAATCAGGCACCTGCAGCTACCATAAATTCGGCATGTGTTGGATTCAATATTAATTTAGAGCGTGCAATAGATTATTTTAACAATCATGCTGAGGCAAAGCACGTTGCTATTGTTCACACCGAAGTTATGAGTCGTTTGCTGACTAATGAAAAATCGTTTGTTCCGCACGTTACGTTTGCCGATGCCGCAGCATCAGTCATCCTTACGCGCGATGAAGTGCTTTCAGGTCAAGGAATAAGTTTCGTTCTCAACAACGAAGATATGCAGATGATAGATTTCCTTGGTGCCGACAAACACGGAGATTTATACATGAATCCAACAAAAGTAAGAATTCGGGCTACAAATAATATTGTAAATACAGTTAACAAACTGCTTGAGTTTACTAAATGGAAAATGGCTGACATTGACATGGTTGTACCTCATCAAACAGGAAATGCAATTGTAAAAGAGGCTGCAAAAATCCTTAACATCCCCGACAACAAACTGTATCAAGATGTTCAGTATCAATATGGTAATCTATCTGGCGCAAGTGTTCCATTTGGATTAGCACTAATGCATAGTGAAGGAAAGTTGCTGCCAAACAACAAAATAGTTACAGCCGTTTGCGGTTTAGGTGGTGAGTATGGCGGTTTTACATACGAAGTTCCAAAACTGAAGCAAAATAAACCTAAACCTATTAAACCTTTAAAAGGAAAAACTGCTTTAATAACAGGCGCAACAGGTGGCCTAGGAAGTCAAATAAGCCACAATTTAGCAGAAAAAGGGTGTAATCTGATTTTACAATATAACAGCAACCAAGCCAAAGCAGAGCAATTAAAAGCAGAATTAGCGAAATTTGATGTAGAGGTAACTCTAATACAAGCAAATTTTGAAAGTGTCTCGGCAATAGAGCTGATACACAATGAAGTAACAGAAGATATTGATTTCTTTGTTCACGCATCGGCAATTACAGGGAATCTGCTACGGGCAAGCGAAGTAACTCCAGAAGAGATGAAGTTAGCCGACAAAGTTAACTTCAATAACCCTATGGATTTAGCTGTTAAATTGTACAACAAAATCAAAGATTGTGTAATATTTATCGGCTCGGTTGCCGAAGATGCAATGTTTAGCGGGTCATCGACGTATGTCTCGAGCAAAAGAAAGCTTCATGCAAGTGCAGTAAGTTTTGCAAATATGGCAAACAAAAAAGGTATCCGTACTATTTACTATATGATTGGGCTTTTAGACAAAGGGATGGTCGATAAACTTAATAAAAAACAGCAGGTTGCTGCAATGAACAGCATTGGGCAAAAATCGTTGCTAAACACGGCGGATGTTGCCGATAGGATTGTTCGGTCACTGTATCTACCTAAGGTAATTGGGGTAAAACACTCGCGCGAGGGAGAGTTGATTGTGAGACGAGACGGGTTTTAG
- a CDS encoding tyrosine recombinase XerD, producing MTIDDNFPYKREFAAFLSLDKGLSENSIEAYLLDVGKLHSYLMSEYGGYSIEKITTKQLLDFLVYVAELGLSSTSQARILSGIKAWFKFFNYSDILETNPAELLETPRLTRKLPVVLSVEEINSMIAQIDLSTKTGQRNRAIIEMLYGSGLRVSELVNLKLSNFYFEQEYVRIIGKGNTERLVPASTESIRQVLLYVNYDRKQLSIKKGEEDYVFLNSRGAHLTREMVFIIIKQLASAAGIKKEISPHTFRHTFATHLVENGANLRVVQEMLGHKSILTTEIYTHIDNQYLRQSIIDFHPWGKRGKHNLIN from the coding sequence ATGACAATAGACGACAATTTTCCATATAAGCGCGAATTTGCTGCATTTCTGTCGTTAGACAAAGGGCTCTCAGAGAACTCAATAGAGGCATATTTGTTAGATGTGGGCAAATTGCACTCATATTTGATGTCCGAGTATGGCGGTTATTCAATTGAAAAGATAACAACCAAACAGTTGTTAGATTTTTTGGTTTATGTGGCCGAGCTTGGCTTGTCGTCAACATCGCAAGCAAGGATATTAAGTGGCATAAAGGCATGGTTTAAGTTTTTTAACTACAGTGATATTCTTGAAACAAATCCCGCAGAGTTGCTTGAAACACCGCGATTAACCCGAAAACTCCCTGTGGTTCTATCAGTCGAGGAGATAAACAGCATGATTGCACAAATTGACCTATCGACCAAAACAGGGCAACGCAATAGAGCTATTATCGAGATGCTTTACGGTTCGGGATTAAGGGTAAGCGAGTTAGTTAATCTTAAACTCTCAAATTTCTATTTCGAGCAAGAGTATGTGCGGATTATCGGGAAAGGCAACACTGAAAGATTAGTTCCCGCAAGTACCGAGTCGATAAGGCAGGTTTTACTTTACGTCAATTACGACCGTAAGCAGTTATCGATAAAAAAAGGTGAGGAGGATTACGTTTTCCTAAATAGCCGTGGTGCACATCTAACACGCGAAATGGTTTTTATTATTATCAAACAGTTAGCTTCTGCCGCTGGCATAAAAAAAGAGATTAGTCCACACACTTTCAGACACACCTTTGCTACACATTTAGTTGAAAACGGAGCCAACTTGCGTGTAGTACAAGAGATGTTGGGACACAAATCCATTCTAACCACCGAAATCTACACACACATTGATAATCAATACCTCCGACAATCAATAATCGACTTTCACCCTTGGGGCAAACGAGGAAAACATAACCTCATTAATTGA
- a CDS encoding ATP-binding protein codes for MRTADNKFKIAVIGPESTGKTELSLWLANELKGDYYPELARDYIENLGREYEKSDLDIITQLQVEQYDTMLKSKNRIHVFDTELIITKIWYEWVYKLLPIDFIKRMYYMQFDLYLLCFPDIPWFPDLVRENGGEARNQLFDIYKSELEYFGYTYGIVSGLNNERRQKALNIIKLFIKDCR; via the coding sequence ATGAGAACAGCAGACAATAAATTCAAGATAGCAGTAATAGGTCCAGAGTCGACAGGAAAAACGGAATTGTCACTCTGGCTTGCCAATGAACTCAAAGGAGATTATTATCCTGAGCTTGCCCGCGATTATATAGAAAACTTGGGCAGAGAGTATGAAAAATCTGACTTAGATATAATCACTCAACTTCAAGTCGAGCAGTACGACACTATGCTTAAATCGAAAAACAGAATACATGTATTTGATACAGAGCTTATTATTACAAAAATTTGGTACGAATGGGTTTATAAACTCTTACCCATCGATTTTATAAAACGTATGTACTATATGCAGTTTGATTTATATTTGCTCTGTTTCCCCGATATCCCATGGTTCCCTGATTTGGTTAGAGAGAATGGAGGCGAAGCACGCAATCAACTATTCGATATTTATAAGTCTGAGCTTGAATATTTTGGATATACATACGGAATTGTTTCAGGATTGAATAATGAACGGCGTCAAAAGGCATTAAATATCATAAAACTATTTATAAAAGATTGTAGATAA
- a CDS encoding YitT family protein, translating to MGKFISYEKPFTKRWFAAYGNILIGTFILSLGYVFFITPHKIVPGGVYGISIVLHHTLNLPVGMTALFFNIPLVIIGTRLLGPRFGTKTIVGFVLTAAFVDILGYLSEYKPLIEGDDLLASIFGGLLMGIGVGFIFRARASSGGTDVIAMIIGKYTRMPLGQLMIIVDSCIVIIGLVAFGDWKVPLYSWITIFIMGKVIDVVLQGMSYDRTLFIISNKHEEIRRKIIEDLNRGGTFITGEGMYNGEQKKIIFTSVSRREVALLEDFIHSVDPDAFMTVIEANEILGKGFKSLTDKVRN from the coding sequence ATGGGAAAATTTATATCATACGAAAAACCTTTTACAAAGCGTTGGTTCGCTGCATACGGCAATATCCTTATTGGAACGTTTATTCTATCGTTGGGGTATGTCTTTTTTATCACGCCTCATAAAATTGTGCCTGGTGGTGTATATGGTATTTCCATAGTCTTACACCATACTCTGAATTTGCCTGTGGGTATGACTGCACTCTTTTTTAACATTCCTTTGGTGATAATTGGAACAAGACTTTTAGGTCCTCGCTTTGGCACTAAAACGATTGTTGGGTTTGTTTTAACTGCTGCTTTTGTTGATATTTTAGGATATTTATCTGAATATAAACCACTTATTGAAGGCGATGATCTTCTTGCATCAATTTTTGGAGGATTGCTTATGGGAATAGGTGTGGGCTTTATTTTCAGAGCACGCGCTTCAAGTGGAGGAACAGATGTTATTGCCATGATTATTGGCAAATATACACGTATGCCGTTGGGACAACTTATGATAATTGTCGATTCGTGCATTGTTATAATTGGTTTGGTTGCTTTCGGCGATTGGAAAGTACCTCTGTATTCATGGATTACCATTTTTATTATGGGCAAAGTTATTGACGTAGTCCTGCAAGGTATGAGCTACGATCGTACTCTGTTTATTATCAGCAATAAGCACGAAGAGATAAGGCGTAAAATTATAGAAGATTTAAACCGCGGTGGAACATTTATCACAGGCGAAGGCATGTATAATGGTGAGCAGAAAAAAATAATTTTCACATCGGTTAGCCGTCGCGAAGTTGCTCTATTAGAAGACTTTATTCACTCTGTTGACCCTGACGCTTTTATGACGGTTATTGAGGCGAATGAGATTCTTGGGAAAGGGTTTAAAAGCCTAACAGATAAAGTTAGAAATTAG
- a CDS encoding virulence RhuM family protein — MLPEKSNSEILLYQTEDGQLKIQVRLENETVWLTQADMVELFQTSKQNVSLHIKNIFDEGELDENSVVKEYLTTATDGKNYRIKHYNLDVIISVGYRVKSLRGTQFRIWATERLREYLIKGFTMNDDLLKRGGGYFEELLERIRDIRSSEKVFYRKVLEIYATSIDYDPRASITQRFFQTVQNKLHWATHGHTAAEIIFQRANAQLPFMGLTAFKGRKPTKQEVSVAKNYLTEEELSVLNRLVSAYLDIAEINAMQRKPMYMKEWIEVLDGFIKMSRQDVLTHAGKISAEIAQSKALAEYETYKSKSADELSEVEKQFIASIEQAQKKLEGRN; from the coding sequence ATGTTACCCGAGAAATCAAACAGTGAAATTTTACTATACCAAACAGAAGACGGACAGTTAAAAATTCAGGTTCGTTTAGAGAATGAAACCGTGTGGCTTACCCAAGCGGATATGGTCGAGCTGTTTCAAACCTCAAAACAAAATGTAAGTCTGCACATTAAGAATATATTTGACGAAGGAGAGTTAGATGAAAATTCAGTTGTCAAGGAATACTTGACAACTGCTACTGATGGAAAAAACTACCGTATAAAGCATTACAATTTAGATGTCATAATATCAGTCGGTTACAGAGTAAAGTCCCTTCGTGGTACCCAATTTCGCATTTGGGCAACCGAACGCTTACGAGAGTACCTGATAAAAGGATTCACAATGAACGATGATTTACTAAAGCGTGGTGGGGGCTACTTTGAGGAGCTACTCGAACGTATCCGAGATATTCGCTCATCAGAAAAAGTTTTTTATAGAAAGGTTCTTGAGATATACGCCACAAGTATAGACTACGACCCAAGAGCGAGTATTACTCAACGCTTTTTCCAAACAGTTCAAAACAAACTACATTGGGCAACTCACGGACACACAGCTGCCGAAATTATTTTTCAAAGAGCCAATGCACAGTTGCCATTTATGGGCTTAACAGCTTTTAAAGGAAGAAAACCTACAAAACAGGAAGTTAGTGTAGCTAAAAATTACCTTACCGAAGAGGAATTGTCGGTATTAAATCGCTTGGTATCAGCATACTTAGATATTGCAGAAATCAACGCCATGCAACGTAAGCCAATGTACATGAAGGAGTGGATTGAAGTGTTGGACGGTTTTATCAAAATGAGTCGTCAAGATGTTTTGACACATGCAGGAAAAATTTCGGCAGAAATAGCCCAAAGTAAAGCATTAGCAGAATACGAAACCTATAAAAGCAAATCAGCAGATGAGTTATCAGAAGTTGAAAAACAGTTCATTGCAAGTATTGAGCAAGCCCAAAAGAAATTAGAAGGTAGAAATTAG
- a CDS encoding nicotinamide mononucleotide transporter, which produces MVVLQWVVENWIEVAAVLLSFIYMYLSVRQNILLWLFGLISSALYIYIYYKSLFYADMSLQAYYVVISIYGWVHWNKGSGDQKSVKVTRASGKVLIGTVLASFILWFVIYKILKLTNSDVPVGDAFTTAAAIVATWMLARKLLENWLFWIVIDSVSVILYVYKGLWATTVLYVVYTIVAVIGYFSWRRDMMRNTE; this is translated from the coding sequence ATGGTAGTGTTACAATGGGTTGTTGAAAATTGGATTGAGGTTGCCGCAGTTCTACTCTCCTTTATTTATATGTATCTATCCGTGCGCCAAAACATTCTATTGTGGCTATTTGGGCTTATTTCATCGGCACTATATATCTATATCTATTACAAATCACTTTTTTACGCCGATATGTCGCTACAAGCCTATTATGTTGTTATAAGTATTTACGGGTGGGTACACTGGAACAAAGGGAGTGGCGACCAAAAGAGCGTTAAAGTCACAAGAGCATCAGGCAAAGTACTTATTGGAACCGTATTAGCCTCGTTTATTCTGTGGTTTGTTATCTACAAGATATTAAAACTAACCAATTCCGATGTGCCTGTAGGAGATGCTTTTACTACAGCTGCCGCAATTGTAGCTACCTGGATGTTGGCACGCAAACTATTGGAAAACTGGCTATTTTGGATAGTAATAGATTCTGTTAGCGTTATTCTCTATGTATATAAAGGGCTGTGGGCTACAACGGTACTATATGTAGTTTACACAATTGTTGCAGTAATCGGCTATTTTAGTTGGAGACGTGATATGATGAGAAATACAGAATAA
- a CDS encoding S41 family peptidase yields the protein MRYFFKTLALIISLLILFPMASHSQFLSEEILKLMRVLNLVENNYVDTVNKYKITEAAVVGMLKELDPHSFYITKEELQKVNEDMSGAFEGVGVQFNIMDDTLMVVSAITGGPSEKVGILAGDRIVTVDSENIAGVGINNDKVFKLLRGPKGTKVDLGIKRKGVQGVETYTVIRDKIPINSLDAAYMINENTAYVKLNRFSATTMKEYREAMSKLTKQGAKHLILDLTNNGGGFLDMSTQLVDEYLDKDKLIVYTEGEKSPKEVMNSTSRGSMETGKIVVMVDEGSASASEIVSGAIQDWDRGVIVGRRTFGKGLVQKQYPLNDGSAIRLTVARYHTPTGRVIQRPYGKNDKEYHKDLSKRYQRGEMFSADSINFPDSLKYSTLRLKRTVYGGGGIMPDMFVAIDTSYSSDFLKAMNRRGIQSQFVLNYIDRNREELTNKYSDFSHFLTDFKVDENIMKELIEHAEKSNIKPKDGDIEISGRAIELQLKALFARNLFEQDHFYQIINEIDPIYNAAVEIITNDNLYNQILNKK from the coding sequence ATGCGGTATTTTTTCAAAACTTTAGCACTAATAATTTCCTTATTGATTTTATTTCCAATGGCTTCGCATAGCCAATTTCTCTCCGAAGAAATTTTAAAACTTATGCGTGTTTTAAATTTAGTCGAAAATAATTACGTCGATACGGTTAACAAGTATAAAATAACCGAAGCTGCAGTAGTGGGAATGTTAAAAGAGCTTGACCCACACTCTTTTTACATCACAAAAGAGGAGTTGCAGAAGGTCAACGAAGATATGTCGGGAGCATTCGAAGGTGTTGGCGTTCAGTTTAATATAATGGACGACACTTTGATGGTTGTATCAGCAATCACCGGAGGACCTTCTGAAAAAGTTGGGATTTTGGCAGGAGACAGAATTGTAACTGTTGATTCGGAAAACATTGCAGGAGTTGGTATTAACAACGATAAAGTCTTTAAGTTACTGCGCGGTCCAAAAGGCACGAAAGTGGATTTGGGAATCAAACGTAAAGGCGTGCAAGGCGTTGAAACCTATACTGTTATACGTGATAAAATCCCTATTAACAGTCTCGACGCTGCATACATGATTAACGAAAACACTGCCTACGTTAAGCTTAACCGTTTTTCTGCAACCACCATGAAAGAGTACCGAGAAGCAATGTCGAAGTTAACGAAACAAGGTGCAAAGCATTTAATTCTCGATTTAACTAACAATGGCGGTGGGTTTTTAGATATGTCAACACAATTAGTTGATGAGTATTTGGACAAAGACAAGCTAATTGTTTATACCGAGGGAGAAAAGTCGCCAAAAGAGGTAATGAACTCAACTTCTCGCGGTAGCATGGAGACAGGTAAAATTGTTGTAATGGTTGACGAGGGCTCGGCTTCGGCTTCTGAAATCGTTTCCGGGGCAATTCAAGATTGGGATCGAGGTGTAATCGTAGGACGAAGAACTTTTGGCAAAGGATTGGTTCAAAAACAGTATCCGCTTAACGATGGCTCTGCAATCCGCTTGACTGTAGCACGTTATCATACGCCAACAGGAAGGGTTATACAGCGACCTTACGGCAAAAACGACAAAGAGTATCATAAAGACCTTTCAAAAAGATATCAAAGAGGAGAGATGTTCTCGGCAGATAGCATAAATTTTCCCGATTCACTTAAATATAGCACTCTAAGGTTAAAACGCACAGTTTATGGCGGTGGTGGCATTATGCCCGATATGTTCGTGGCTATTGATACATCATACTCTTCAGATTTTTTGAAAGCAATGAACAGAAGAGGCATTCAAAGTCAATTTGTATTAAACTATATCGATAGAAATCGAGAAGAACTTACCAATAAGTATAGCGATTTTTCACATTTTTTGACCGACTTTAAAGTCGATGAAAACATTATGAAAGAGTTGATTGAGCATGCCGAAAAAAGTAATATTAAACCAAAAGATGGAGATATAGAGATAAGTGGTCGAGCTATTGAACTACAACTGAAAGCCCTGTTTGCTCGAAACTTGTTTGAACAGGACCATTTTTATCAAATCATAAATGAAATTGACCCTATATACAACGCTGCTGTAGAGATTATTACTAATGATAATCTTTATAATCAGATACTTAATAAAAAATAG
- a CDS encoding iron ABC transporter permease, with amino-acid sequence MKRIKTIILFLLLVATFVLNLSVGSSNIGFSKIWQAIFSGDTQDIVYITLFQYRLPKALTAILVGIALSVSGLIMQTVFRNPLAGPYILGVSSGASLGVALVMLGAGSFGLASAVNQLGNGTIIISAVAGAMAVLMLLLVVSFRIRDIMTVLILGILFSSGISAFIGIMQYFSPDSMLKAYVIWTMGSLGAVDMQQLVWLAVSVFAGVLLSLLSSKQLNVMLLGEDYARTSGMNILRFRVLVFTATGLLAGSVTAYCGPIGFIGIMVPHLARLLTKTTNHQTLIFYSSIIGAILMLLSDTVSQMPGYTGVLPINSVTAFLGIPVVIWIVLKNHKFSSSF; translated from the coding sequence ATGAAACGCATAAAAACGATTATACTTTTTTTGCTATTGGTTGCGACATTTGTTCTAAACCTATCAGTTGGGTCGTCAAATATTGGATTTAGCAAGATTTGGCAAGCTATTTTTTCCGGCGACACGCAAGATATAGTTTATATTACTCTTTTCCAATATCGGTTACCAAAGGCACTAACCGCAATACTTGTTGGTATAGCCCTATCAGTCAGCGGGTTGATAATGCAAACTGTTTTTCGTAATCCTCTGGCAGGTCCATATATATTGGGTGTTAGTAGTGGTGCGAGCCTTGGAGTGGCATTGGTTATGCTTGGTGCTGGCTCATTTGGATTGGCATCTGCAGTCAATCAGCTAGGAAACGGCACGATAATAATATCAGCGGTGGCTGGAGCTATGGCAGTATTAATGCTTTTACTTGTGGTTTCATTCCGCATTAGAGATATTATGACGGTGCTTATTCTCGGCATTTTGTTTAGTAGCGGAATTTCGGCTTTTATTGGGATAATGCAATATTTTAGCCCCGACTCCATGCTAAAGGCTTATGTAATATGGACAATGGGTAGCTTAGGGGCGGTTGATATGCAGCAACTTGTGTGGCTTGCAGTTTCAGTTTTTGCAGGTGTTTTACTAAGCCTATTAAGCTCTAAACAGCTAAACGTAATGCTTTTAGGCGAAGATTATGCACGTACATCCGGTATGAATATTTTAAGGTTTCGTGTGTTGGTGTTTACCGCCACCGGACTTTTAGCAGGAAGCGTGACGGCATATTGCGGACCAATTGGTTTTATTGGGATTATGGTTCCACATTTAGCACGATTATTAACAAAAACCACTAACCATCAGACACTTATATTTTACTCATCTATTATAGGTGCTATTTTAATGCTTTTGTCCGATACAGTTTCTCAAATGCCGGGTTACACAGGAGTGTTGCCTATAAACAGCGTTACTGCATTTTTGGGTATTCCTGTAGTGATATGGATAGTTTTGAAAAACCATAAATTCAGTTCTTCATTTTAA
- a CDS encoding ABC transporter ATP-binding protein, translating to MENKLQLRIENLTIGYGKGKTRKPVLTDLNITTECGSLIALVGSNGKGKSTLLKTIAGLLNPLKGNIYINNRELSTIDRLSRAKLISYVGTSYEINKSLKVRDLVALGRYPYSNIFGQLSDDDLKIIHRAMVDTKILHLRDSLISEISDGERQRTLIARSLAQNTPIILLDEPTAFLDIVNKFEMVNLMRQLSRQLDKIIIFSSHDLPTVLGNADYMWLIFGRSIIDSIPEELVMTRFLNSIFENSDVVFDIEQNEFRIDTKPTKFVKLCGEPYLCKWTEKALMRYGIGSDDYSNSLIIKIKTANESLFWEVVDGSETETFESLEDLLTHITSIY from the coding sequence ATGGAAAATAAGTTACAATTAAGAATTGAAAACCTAACTATAGGATACGGAAAAGGCAAAACACGCAAGCCTGTATTAACAGACCTTAATATAACAACTGAATGCGGTTCGCTGATTGCACTTGTTGGCTCTAACGGTAAAGGGAAAAGCACTCTACTTAAAACCATAGCAGGATTGCTAAATCCACTGAAGGGCAACATCTATATCAACAACAGAGAGCTTTCAACCATTGACAGATTAAGTCGTGCAAAATTGATAAGCTACGTTGGGACATCTTATGAAATTAACAAAAGCCTTAAAGTCCGTGATTTAGTTGCTCTTGGTCGATATCCATACAGCAATATTTTTGGTCAACTCTCTGACGATGACTTGAAAATTATACATCGCGCAATGGTCGATACCAAAATTTTACATTTGAGGGATTCGCTCATAAGTGAAATTTCTGATGGTGAGCGACAACGTACCTTAATTGCCCGAAGTCTTGCGCAAAACACTCCCATTATCCTTTTAGACGAGCCTACGGCTTTCCTTGATATTGTAAACAAATTCGAGATGGTTAACCTTATGAGACAGCTGTCGCGACAGTTAGACAAAATCATTATATTTTCGTCACACGACTTGCCAACGGTATTGGGCAACGCCGACTATATGTGGTTAATTTTTGGACGCTCAATAATTGACTCTATCCCCGAAGAGCTTGTTATGACAAGGTTTCTTAACTCGATATTTGAAAATTCAGACGTTGTTTTCGATATAGAACAAAACGAATTTAGAATTGACACCAAGCCTACCAAATTTGTAAAGCTGTGTGGCGAGCCTTACCTCTGCAAATGGACAGAAAAAGCTCTAATGCGTTACGGCATAGGCTCTGACGATTATTCTAACAGCTTGATAATTAAAATAAAAACCGCCAACGAATCCCTGTTTTGGGAAGTTGTTGACGGTTCTGAAACAGAGACTTTCGAATCTTTAGAAGACCTACTTACTCATATTACTTCTATCTATTAA